AATTTTTCTAAAATAAAATACAAATATACAACAGGCGCGCAAATAATAAAACTGTCTAATCTGTCTAGTACACCGCCGTGCCCTGGAATTATATTGCCGCTATCTTTAACCCCAAAACTTCGCTTAAGCTGGCTTTCCACCAAATCGCCTAAAGGTGCAAATACAGACACCAAAAAGCCTACAATAATCCAATTGCCTCTTAGCTCTGGAAAATATTTCTCAACGAAAAAACCAAGAATCAAAGTAAAAAATACGCCACCAGCAAAGCCTTCCCATGTTTTTTTGGGACTAATTTTGGGTGCCATTTTATGTTTTCCAAAAAACTTCCCTGTGAAATAAGCGAAACTATCGCTGCTCCATATTAAAATAAAAAGCATCATAATTTCTAAAGTGAAAGGCTTATTCTCGGGATCTAAGCTGCTAAAACTCGGTAATCCTAATGCAAAACCAAACGGTAAAGCCGTATAAATTACAGTGAAAATAAATTTTCCATTTTCTTGATAAAGTTCTTTTGGGAATTTGAACAGCGTAATGCACGCAATGAGAATTAAACTCAATGCTAAAATCTCTGATAAATTAAAATTAAAGAAAAAACCGTGGTAGAAAAAACGTTTTGAAAATTGATAATAAATAAAAACCACCAAAGGCAATACCAACCATTTGAAAATTCCATTCTCGAATTTCATAATACGTATACATTCCCAAACGCCGACTAATAAAAAGAAAGACATCAAGCCATAAAACAAATATTGTTGCTGAACTTGTGGAATAATAGGTTTTAACCAAGATTCGCCCAAAGGTGTTGTGCACAAAATAATTACTAAGCCGTAGATAGCTCCAGAAATTAAACGCTGAATGAGATTTTTATCCAAAATTTGAATTTATAAAATTAATCTTCCAGCAAAAGTAAGAAAAGTTTGGTATTGTCTTTATTAGGCGTATCCAATTTGGAACTACTTCCGCTAATTGACGTAAGATTTTTAAGATTTCCGGCACGTTTCACCTTCATCATAGCTTCCCCTAGATTATTAACAATCTGGGAAACATTCGCAATAATAATAATTTTCTCAGGCAAGCGTGACGAGTGATAATGCTGGATATTATTGTGAGATAGCATTATTCTACCATCGAAAGCGATAAGATATTCGCAAGTGATAAAAGCGGCATCGTTGGATTCTATCAGTTGTGGTGTGTATGTCGTTTTCACAACATCTAAAAACTTCTGGAGTTGTTCGTCACAACAAAAAACTGAATTAATACCTTCGATTTTAAGAATCTGATTTAAAGTTTGTAGTGCTTCGCTCTCGTCCGCACAATAATTAAAATACCCACCAGAATGCGTGAACAACTGGGCAAATTTGTAGTCCAAATCCGCATCGCGCAATTCATCAGCCAACTTCGTAATATTAGAGTTTTCGTCCTCTTCGGGCTGATTAAGTATTTTATTTACAATTCTCTTAAAAAGACTCAATTTTTATCAAAATTTTGATACAAATACAAATGTAAAAAATTAATGTAATATTTAAAATTTTACATACTAAAAAATATGAAAAATCCTGATTAAAACACAAACTGCATATTTAATCAGGATTAATTCATTCAATTATTTTAAAAACTCAGAAATTAATGTTGCACTTCTGGAGTTTCGTTGGTTGTATTAACTTCTTCTTCAACCTGTGTTGCTGGCAGTTCTTCTGCATTGCTAACAGGCTTCTCGGTTAATTCGGGATCCCAAGCTCTTTTCCCAAAAATATCTTCAAGATCTTCCCGGAAAATAACTTCTTTTTCCAATAGTTTTTGCGCTAGAGCCTCTAGCTTATCTCTATTGGTAATCAAAATGTCGATAGCTCGTTGATATTGTGTTTCTATCAAAGTAGAAATCTCTTCGTCAACTACTTTCGCAGTTTGCTCAGAATATGGTTTTCCAAAGTTATACTCTTGTTGACCAGAGCTGTCGTAATAAGAAATATTTCCTAATTTTTCGCTCAAACCATAGATTGTAACCATCGCTTGTGCACGTTTTGTAACTTTTTCAAGATCAGATAACGCACCTGTAGAAATGTTATTAAAAATAACCTGTTCTGCTGCACGGCCACCCAAAGTTGCACACATCTCATCCAACATCTGTTCGGTTGTTGTCAACTGTCTTTCTTCTGGAAGATACCAGGCTGCCCCCAAAGAACGTCCTCTCGGGACAATCGTTACTTTTAATAATGGCGAAGCGTGTTCCACCAACCAAGAAATCGTTGCATGTCCTGCTTCGTGGTAAGCCACTCTTTTTTTCTCAGATGGTTTGATGGCCATATTTTTCTTCTCAAGACCGCCGATAATTCTATCAACTGCGTCCAAGAAATCTTGCTTGGTTACCGTTTCGTGGTTATTTCTTGCTGCAATAAGCGCGGCTTCGTTACAAACATTGGCGATATCTGCACCACTAAATCCTGGCGTTTGTTTTGCTAGGAAATCTCGGTCAACACTCGGATCTAATTTGATTTTAGCCAAATGAACATCAAAAATTTGACGTCTTTCATGAAGTTCTGGAAGGTCAACATAAATCGATCTGTCAAAACGTCCCGCTCTCATCAAGGCTTTATCCAAAATATCTGCGCGGTTGGTTGCTGCCATTACGATAACATTGGTATCTGTGCCAAAACCATCCATTTCTGTCAAGAGCTGATTAAGTGTATTTTCTCTTTCATCATTACCACCAGAGAAATTATTTTTTCCTCTTGCGCGGCCAATAGCATCAATCTCATCGATGAAGATAATTGCGGGTGATTTTGCTTTAGCCTGAGCAAACAAATCTCTCACTCTAGAAGCACCAACACCTACAAACATCTCAACGAAATCCGAACCAGACAACGAAAAGAAAGGCACTTTGGCTTCACCTGCAACGGCTTTTGCCAATAGAGTTTTACCAGTTCCTGGAGGACCAACAAGCAATACACCTTTCGGGATTTTTCCGCCCAGTTTGGTATATTTTTCAGAATTTTTAAGGAAATCCACAACCTCCTGTACTTCTTCTTTGGCACCTTCTAATCCAGCAACATCTTTAAAAGTCACATTGATTTTATCTTTATCATCAAAAACTTTGGCTTTTGATTTTCCAATGCTAAAAATTTGTCCTCCTGGACCGCCACCGCCGCCCATTCTTCTGAATAAGAAAAAATAGAAAAGCGCCATAATTGCTATCCAGAATAAAGCTGTTACCAATAAATCTGAGAAAGGACTTTTGCTCGTCCCAAATTCCATTTTTGCTTTTTTATCGGACGGAGCCTCAGCATTGATTTGGTTAAATCTTTCTTGAAAATATCTAAGATCTCCATAGGTCAAAGAATAGTCTGGACCGGGTTTCATGTCCAACATTGACAATGGATTTTCATCTTTTTTTGCAGTGGTTTTCAATTCTGATTTTGCGGCTTTATTCAAAAAAACCTCAGCTTTATAAGAATCTCTAAACACCATAACTTCTCCAACTTTACCAGACTGGACAAGCTTGTAGAAGTCATTCTCATCAATATTTTTAGCATTAGAATCTCCGAAAAGACCAGGTACCAAAAATAGCACCATCACCAAAATTATAATGGGAATAAACCAATTAAAACCTTTATTGTTATTCATTTAATTTAATTTGAAAAATTTGGAAATAATATCTTAGAAGTTGGGCTGTGCATCTTCTATTCTTGTAACTTTTGCATCACCCCAAAGTGTTTCGATATCGTAGTATTCTCTAACTTCTTTTTGGAAAACGTGGACAACCACAGAAACATAATCTAATAACACCCACATATTGTTTTCGCTACCTTCTACGTGCCAAGGACGATCTTTCAATTCGTTTCTGACTTTTTTTTCAACATTACCTGCAATAGAAGAAACTTGCGTGTTTGAACTTCCACTGCAAATGATGAACGTCTCTGCAACAGCATTTTCAATATTGGAAAGGTCGAACACTAAAACGTCTTCGCCTTTTGTATCTTGGATTGCTTCTATTATTTTCTCTACTAATAGTTGTTTTTCTGTATTTTTACTCATTCAAAAATTATATATCTGCAAATTTATTGATTTTAATCTATTTAAGCTTTGTCTTATGAGCTTAGGATGTCTTAAAGTTTTCTTAAATGACCGATTTAATATACAAATCTGAAGTTACCTCAACCAATGAAGTGATTTTGGAACTTCTAAATACCAAACCCGAAATCTTGGCTCTGTACAGTTTTAATCAAACTAAAGGTCGAGGCCAATACGGAAATGTATGGAACATACACGCCGACCAAAATCTCGCCTACACCATCGCTATAAAAGCTGGGATTATCAATCTTGACGATGTGAGCTTCAATTATCATACCGCGTTAATAACAAGTAGTTTTATAGCCAAAATGACCCAAAATGATGTCAAAATAAAATGGCCGAACGATCTTATTATTAATCAAAAAAAAATATGCGGCATTCTTCTCGAGAAGAAAAAAATAAATAACGAAACCTACTACATTATTGGCATCGGTATTAATATTTTACAAGAAAATTACGCCGACCTACCAAAGGCTGGATCTATCCTAACAACGACTGGACAAGCTTTTGACCTAAAAAACTTCGTTCTAGAATTTCATAGTTATTTTAAAAATGAAATTTTAAAACGTGTTTCTAAAAATGAAATTTTGAAACAGTTCAATGACAATTTATTTAGAAAGAACGAAATTTCTGTGTTTGTAAAATCCGA
This genomic stretch from Chryseobacterium sp. POL2 harbors:
- a CDS encoding phosphatidate cytidylyltransferase encodes the protein MDKNLIQRLISGAIYGLVIILCTTPLGESWLKPIIPQVQQQYLFYGLMSFFLLVGVWECIRIMKFENGIFKWLVLPLVVFIYYQFSKRFFYHGFFFNFNLSEILALSLILIACITLFKFPKELYQENGKFIFTVIYTALPFGFALGLPSFSSLDPENKPFTLEIMMLFILIWSSDSFAYFTGKFFGKHKMAPKISPKKTWEGFAGGVFFTLILGFFVEKYFPELRGNWIIVGFLVSVFAPLGDLVESQLKRSFGVKDSGNIIPGHGGVLDRLDSFIICAPVVYLYFILEKFI
- a CDS encoding LUD domain-containing protein — translated: MSLFKRIVNKILNQPEEDENSNITKLADELRDADLDYKFAQLFTHSGGYFNYCADESEALQTLNQILKIEGINSVFCCDEQLQKFLDVVKTTYTPQLIESNDAAFITCEYLIAFDGRIMLSHNNIQHYHSSRLPEKIIIIANVSQIVNNLGEAMMKVKRAGNLKNLTSISGSSSKLDTPNKDNTKLFLLLLED
- the ftsH gene encoding ATP-dependent zinc metalloprotease FtsH; the protein is MNNNKGFNWFIPIIILVMVLFLVPGLFGDSNAKNIDENDFYKLVQSGKVGEVMVFRDSYKAEVFLNKAAKSELKTTAKKDENPLSMLDMKPGPDYSLTYGDLRYFQERFNQINAEAPSDKKAKMEFGTSKSPFSDLLVTALFWIAIMALFYFFLFRRMGGGGGPGGQIFSIGKSKAKVFDDKDKINVTFKDVAGLEGAKEEVQEVVDFLKNSEKYTKLGGKIPKGVLLVGPPGTGKTLLAKAVAGEAKVPFFSLSGSDFVEMFVGVGASRVRDLFAQAKAKSPAIIFIDEIDAIGRARGKNNFSGGNDERENTLNQLLTEMDGFGTDTNVIVMAATNRADILDKALMRAGRFDRSIYVDLPELHERRQIFDVHLAKIKLDPSVDRDFLAKQTPGFSGADIANVCNEAALIAARNNHETVTKQDFLDAVDRIIGGLEKKNMAIKPSEKKRVAYHEAGHATISWLVEHASPLLKVTIVPRGRSLGAAWYLPEERQLTTTEQMLDEMCATLGGRAAEQVIFNNISTGALSDLEKVTKRAQAMVTIYGLSEKLGNISYYDSSGQQEYNFGKPYSEQTAKVVDEEISTLIETQYQRAIDILITNRDKLEALAQKLLEKEVIFREDLEDIFGKRAWDPELTEKPVSNAEELPATQVEEEVNTTNETPEVQH
- the rsfS gene encoding ribosome silencing factor codes for the protein MSKNTEKQLLVEKIIEAIQDTKGEDVLVFDLSNIENAVAETFIICSGSSNTQVSSIAGNVEKKVRNELKDRPWHVEGSENNMWVLLDYVSVVVHVFQKEVREYYDIETLWGDAKVTRIEDAQPNF
- a CDS encoding biotin--[acetyl-CoA-carboxylase] ligase, which produces MTDLIYKSEVTSTNEVILELLNTKPEILALYSFNQTKGRGQYGNVWNIHADQNLAYTIAIKAGIINLDDVSFNYHTALITSSFIAKMTQNDVKIKWPNDLIINQKKICGILLEKKKINNETYYIIGIGINILQENYADLPKAGSILTTTGQAFDLKNFVLEFHSYFKNEILKRVSKNEILKQFNDNLFRKNEISVFVKSDTRQNGIIKQADDEGYLWIDFENDGLQRVFHKQVELLY